TCAAGGTTAAACTTTATATGGACCcgatgttttttctgtttggaatTCTTCCTGAGAATATTGATGACAAAGATCACAGACATGTATTTCGCATCCTTTTGCTGATTGCAAGAAAGATTATAACGGTCAGTTGGAGGAAACCTTCTCCTCCTTAAATATCACCTCTTACCTCGAACCAAAGGATTCACCACCACACTGCAGTGTCTTAAGGACACAGTAACCGCCGTGTATGATGTGACCCTTAACTTCAAAGACAACCAAACTCCCACTCTCCTGGGCATTGTCAACGGCAAGAAATACAAAGCCAACCTGAGTGTAAGGCGGTTCCCTGTGGAGGATATACCAGATGATGAGCAGGAGTGCGCCAACTGGCTGCACAAGCTCTACCAGGAGAAGGATGCCTTGCAGGAAATGTACAGCAAGGAAGGCAAGTTCCCCGGACCCACAATCATCCCACCTCGCCGACTATGGACACTGCTCAACTTCCTGTTCTGGGCCACCCTGCTGCTTTCACCCCTCATCAAGTTTGCCTGTGGTGTGGTCGTCAGTGGCTCCCCTCTCCTCATCATTGGCTTTATCATCTTCCTCATTATAGCTATCCGCCGCCTCATAGGGGTCACCGAGGTGAAGAAAACAGGCTCCAGTTACGGCGATCAGGAGGccaagaaacaaaactaaagtgtGTCACCCCCTCCTGTGTATGGCCGTTTGTGTACGGTCGCCCTGCGGTGTCTCACCCTTACCCAACTCCATTCTCCTCCTACTGTTGAGTCAGTTGGTAGGCCGGGGAGGAGACCCAGCTGTGAAAACATAATAGAGACCAGAGTTAAAAATTCTAATGGCACTTCTCCTCCAACTTGTTTCAGTCTCTTACAGAGATAATGGAACATTTAACTGCAAAACTTCAACTGAAAACAGACCTTTCCATGCAAAGATGGACTCCAGTGACAAACTATTTGAAAATATGATGTACAACTCTCTGTCAAGTATTATTTAGAAAGTGTTGAATTCATCCTTGAGTTGAATAaacaagttttttaaaaaaaaaagattatcaTAGAATCCACAAATGTGAAATAGGAAATACTGATTTGGCTTACCATGCACCCCTGTCTTTACTGCTACAAATCAATGATGGACCTAGAAACACACTATGGAGATTCAACTCTAGTATTCTAAATAATATGGAGTTTAACATACAGATGAAAGaggaaattaaaatgtttttagaagaaaatgACAGGGGAGAAGTTGGTCCAGAATTTGTATGGGACGCACTCAAAGCAGTGGTTAGGGGAAAGATTATATCTTACTATACAtgtaaaaagagagaaacaaaagaga
The nucleotide sequence above comes from Amphiprion ocellaris isolate individual 3 ecotype Okinawa chromosome 8, ASM2253959v1, whole genome shotgun sequence. Encoded proteins:
- the LOC118470241 gene encoding 1-acyl-sn-glycerol-3-phosphate acyltransferase gamma-like, whose protein sequence is MNMCEISRKVGGNLLLLKYHLLPRTKGFTTTLQCLKDTVTAVYDVTLNFKDNQTPTLLGIVNGKKYKANLSVRRFPVEDIPDDEQECANWLHKLYQEKDALQEMYSKEGKFPGPTIIPPRRLWTLLNFLFWATLLLSPLIKFACGVVVSGSPLLIIGFIIFLIIAIRRLIGVTEVKKTGSSYGDQEAKKQN